The genomic stretch GATCTTCAACATGTCATAATACACCACAGTTGAGAAACAGGACAAGAAAGAATCTAAGTACATgtgatcaaatcacacacacgccagcattttctcccccaccactagacctcgagtggtggtctggacactagtaattcagatgagatgataaaccgaggtcctgtctgTAGCTCgcatttagtgcacataaaagaacccatggcaacaaaatggttatccctgaattttgtttgtttaaaatggATGACTCTACCACagtagtgatgtgctctccctgggaagagcagccccacttttcacacagtgaaatctgttgtgacacattAATACAATATcatatacaatacgatacaacacaacaaggAGATCAACATCATATGGAAATACTCCCACCCATGACATTAATTGTCACCTTTTGTATTAACACAGGAGCAACCGGTGTGCTGGACAAGGCAGCAGCACGTCTGTTTGACTACAAGAGCCAGCTGGGTGCTGTCTCCATGGGCCAGAAACAGGAGAACGAAGTGAGGGAGCTCCATCAGTGGGCCATCACCAGCCTCAAACAGATCCAGCAGGTACCAGGGTGTTGATGAATGAACGACAATTCTTAAAATACagtgttttttttactttcattgtACACTGTGTGGGTTCAGCAGACTTATTTTTGTCTTAaattattgtcattattcttcttcttattcattaCATTTACTCAAGATTTCTTGTATGCCTTGAATTCTGTATGGGAATCATTTTTTGCACATTTTCTACTGTTTTTATAAATCAGTAAATAGATAAACATGTCTTGCAAACAGCAACTCCAATTCCGACTCtttgggtctcacagacccacactttagaaagaacaaaacacagcAGCACAAAAATGTGCACCGTTTACTCACATCCTTTTTTCAAACTCAGCCTCAAGCATACCAGTCATTTTTGGCTCCATGTTTCATGAAGGCAGCCTTGGGTTTGCATGCATCCTCagccccatcccaaccccctttcccccaagaaTGAcatgggtctcacagacccatgACATATCAGTAGGGGAGCACTGCTACACGGTTCTTGTGAGAATGGGTCTGACAGACACATGATGCACAGATAGGGTGAATTGCTTCTTTGGCGAGACTGGGTCTTGACAGATGACAAATACATgatgtaacaagagaggcaaggccttcaagactcacttgtgataaattaagtcccctagcattaattacagagtaatttcccttttttactatctgcaccaaaacgtttgcaaaataaataaaacttccatgctttgcaaaagaagttcctgtttgaacaaaaaatgataataatgactcctcttgttgttgtgtcagaataagaggtcagagtgccaagtttagagaatacaaaaaatataaatataacagtaaatgcagtttgcatataattaggcttcttttttgactcacttgtgtaaacaaaatgagtatgttttaacccggtgttcggttgtgcccatcccacaggtgcaatattgttttaaacaagatgactggaaagaactgaatttttcctatttttatgccaaatttggtgtcaactgacaaagtatttgaagagaaaatgtcaatgttaaaatttaccaccgacacacagacacacggacacacacacacacacacacaaccgaacaccgggttaaaacatagactcactttgtttacacaagtgagtcaaaaataatttAGTAAATAACGAAGCACAGTGAAAATTAAGATGACAATCATAATTGATTGCTTGCCCTTTTCTAAAGCTGGACATGCTATCAGATTCAATGAACGTGCATATTCACATATTTTATGAATGGCTTTTTATTGACtgacacccctctctcctcctgtaAGTGTTCTGAGTAGTCCTGAGCTAAGATAGCTTTAGAATGACatgcaatggagagagagagagagagagaatgcatacaAATGTTTGTTTGgtgctgtgaatgtgtgtgtgtgtgtgtgtgtgtgtgtgtgtgtgtccctgtttatgtgtgtttgtgtgggtgtagaTCTTTCGAAAAGTTTACCACATATGTAAAATGACGCCTTTTTTCCTCAAGGATTTGGAGCCGTTCACATATGGAGCCACGGACCGCATCAAACAATTTGGTGATCACATAGGTGTGACAGACCGCTACACTGGCTACCGACACAACCTCACACGGGGATCTCGAGACCCATTCAAAATGGAGACGTCGTGGATGGATAAGGGCCGCACAACTGGTTTCATGAACCCATTATCTCGATCAAACACAAGTAAGGTTTCTACCCCCAGTGTGTGATTCTTTCATCAGATTTGTTTGAAAAACCAAAGTACTTACTGCAAAGGATGCCGATAATGTAATGACTATTTCATCAGATTTCTCTGAGAAACTGTCTCTCAGAATTATAGTAATTTTTGGAAAGGTCCTTTACTCACTCCGGATGATGTAATGCTATAACagtttcaaaaattaaaaaaatttccatgttttcctcatggggtagcataacaatcgtaGCTACACCAGCCACTGCaaatgtgtcaagggtcaaatggaaagtttcttcatgagattctatAACAACACACCTGCCAGCGAGTTcagcaccccacatgacaagctaatctgcatatatATCGAAAAAAATGTtgcaggtgatacaagtggaaatttttggagcaaactagatcacgacagtggcttttactgttgctgaagtgattgaaatgcttcaaacttaaggTTTCAACATCGACAAGGATGAAGACAttaataaagtatctgcagtgaagaaagctgccagcaagaaggtactgacagtgactcagcttctgagagcagtgaagagagagaggggtgggcgttcacacgacgtgagaagaggggtcagtTGGTCAAGTACAGTgaatttcattcagttactttatgttttgtattttttgtgatttttttcctaaccctaacaaatgggtcatctgtagggaaaagcaagggagaaaactattcgtcaagagtgagttaaattaatattgggaattttgttgttgctctaaAATGACAGGAAGGATGTGCAAAATAttagaaataaaaatagaatatagTAAagtgaaaaaatccactttgctgttttgacatgaaccaaatcACATGACTGCGAGTGGCAAGTCTAAAACATTTGGCACTGGGGAGTATTTTTCACATAGAAACTTGGTGGCAAAAGAGTGAATGTTCCTCTTTCAGCACTGGGCATTCCAGGCAGAGAAACACAGGGGCGGCCCCAGCTGGAAGGCACCCAGTGGGGCAGCGTTGCTCCCGATAACCTTGGGTCCTTGAGGAAAGAGGTTCGCTTCAGCAATGACAGAGCACCCATGGTTGTCAACAAGGGTGAGCCagttgccttttcttttcttctggtaATCATCCGGTGGTAACTTTGTGTTATGGGTGGGTGAGAGTGACTGATTGTTGTAAGACAGAAACGTTTGCAGCCtgtcttgtttttgtctctcttatTTAATATGTAGCCATTTTGCTATTCATGATTTTtttatgtgaatgtttgtttttttctagcattagtagggtaggtatgggtaattgcgaacagcgtgtaattgttAATgattcgtgtaccgccccacttcgaagcgtccTTAAtagttgcatttcacaatttaacgtctgctttcACCTTTTTCAagtaccttaatgaatatccatttccaagaaccagtcaaacatcagctatttctgcgctctttcttctcttcacgcaCCACTGCTGCCCAAGGTTACGAACCtggctctcaaaatcctaaaatcaagggaagcatgTTGTAGAACTTGAACTTGGACACAGTTTGAAaaagttgatttgatcggatatgttcaatgtgcattaccagtgatgggggaatttaagaaagcatagtcgtgacagatcagaacgtcagttttgacacgAACCTGCCAAGATAGTGTCGTTTGCAGTTAGACCATATATTTTTACGCGAGTCtttttgcgaacgatgctgcacagttactgagcaatctcgaaagtgtgtttgtgtacagtgtgtgttgaaatgtctgtttgtgtacatgtgtgatcaaAATGTACAACATtctggtgtgatgttccaatgatatgtctaatgagttaaagacctgcttatgttataattgtctacatgtacccaaagcagtcatttgcaattagacttgcccattcgcatttaccctcagtcACTGCTGCTTTTTCAaatgtcgacaaaacgttgaaaagaatgagcagaagaactgttcctggtgcaaccagttggagaaagccttcaaaaagaaaagaactacgtttgagtATTGTACGACATGTTACCTTTACAGTatacacgttgagctggtcgcttctaGTGGACTGTTTGCAATTAGGCTTATCTACACTAATTCATGTCTGTTACAATGTAAAATTTAAATCAAAATGTAATAGCCAAGGGAAGAAAACACAGGAAAGTTTGGAGCTGGGGTACACGGCCTGCTTTACTGATGCACATacctcaataaaataaaataaagatttttttgctTAAGTTTTTAAACACCAAAATGTCAACATGGAAATCCATATTATTCAGAAATACTCTCACTCATGCTTAGCAGCTTGAGACATGTTCACCCACTTCTTCAGAGAATCAAGTTATCTCCAGTTTTGGAGACTTTCTGACAATTGATTTGTGTTCACAGAAGGGGCATCATTATATCCCTTGGTCATGCACAAGACAGGATGACTTCCCCTGGCTTACTTGTCAGCATTACATTACAGAAAATTGTTCTCTTGGACATATGAAAAtaaatttaggaaaaaaaaaaaaaaaaaatcctttcccaAAAGTATCCTCTACAGGAAATGGACATTATGGCTAATGAAAAAGTACATAGCCTGGTGTGTCAGCATTAGTCAAGCTGTATTTGTGGTTAAGTGGTACAATTATGAACCAGCTCCCTTATAAATTTTTTGGGTGTCATTCCTAAAGTGCATTGTCACAATAAATAAAATGTGTGGAAGTActtttttcctatctttatgctAAATTTTGTATGGAAGCACTTTTTTCCCTTATCTTTATGGTAAATTTGGCATCAATATTAGCATTTACAGATAATATGAAAATGTTACAGttaaccatggacacacacacagacaactgaaacactTTAATTGCATGGACTCTTGTTGAATGTAAACGCATATGTGAGCCAATTagtgaaaacagaaaagagaacattacgttttcagaagtttggaagACAAAAGACAACTTTTTATAAACAGGAATGAAGtgacaccttaaaaaaaaaagaggtaaaagcTTACAGACTGAAGCATGGATTTAATGGGTTTGGACATATTGTGTCTTTTTCTGATTATTTACTAACTTGCTAGGACTTTTgacctgaaataaacacgtcttgtcttgttttgactCCTCCATAGGTACAGACCACTATCAACTAGAGACCTCCATAGTTCCCAGTCGTGTGTCTTTCCATATTAACTAGCTCCAGGAAAGGCATTCTCTGATAACAGGGGCAAAAAGAATTACCTTGCAAAACCCAGGGCAGTGATGTTTGATTACAAGCatacatatttttgtttgtttatctatttatttgtatgtatttttgtttattaatCATTGTTGCACCAGGCCATACAAAAACCCAGGACCATAATGTTTGATTACAAGCATACACATTTTTATACATttgtctgtatttatttatttatttaatcattgtTACTTATACTGTAATATGACCCCCTATTGTTGGCTGGGCTGCAAGCTACAAAATAAATACACCCCAACTGACTACTATACAGTGCCTTGTTAAATCTTGTTGAATGCAAACAGCTATGGTAATATGTAAAATGAACCcctcctcaaaacaaaacaaaatgttaaaaaaaaaagaaaagaacgaaacatTTCACATATGCCATCTACACCCTCAGGGTACCGCACCCTGGACACGCTCTACTCCCGAAGCAACACCTTCACGGCACCAGGCACGCGGGCAGGTGCCGCACCGAATTTCAGCGAGCACATGCACACCATGCGGACCCTCAACGGCATGAACGCTACACTGGCCAGCCGCCCTGGCGAGCGCAACCAAGAGATGATGACCACCACCGCCCGTGGCCCTCGCGCCATGTCAGTGCAGGAGCAGGCGGGAATCAACACCACCTTCCCAGGCCGCACCGAGTACATGCAGCGCTACGCCTCGCCTGCTGATATCACCCGCTGCAGTGACTTCCTCATCAACCCAAAGCCAAACATGCAGATCCACGGCCGACCCCTAGGCAAAGCCTGCTATCAGCCCAGCTTCACTGAGTACCAGACTCGCTTCGACTGGCCTGACGGGGAGAAGATTGTGAAGCTTCCCTGGCTCCGGAAGTAAGACTGGTTGGCTGCAGTAAGGGGGCAGCACTGGTTTTGACGAGAGGTAATCAGGAGAATGTGTCGTCACTTTGTTGGGGGAGTGATGGTTCTTTTTTCATAAGATTCccatttaattttcttttctttttttaaaaagaagtaaTCATGGAATGTGTCACATCACTTAACTGGGGATTGACAAGTTTTTTCTGTTAGTTTACattaggtggttgtttttttttcagaaggtaATCAGGGAATGTGTCAAGTCACTTTGCTGGGAGTGACGGTTCTTTTCCATTAGAAGTttcatttggttgttgttgtttttttttccaaagggacAGTGTTGGATAGGCTTGTGCTGCCCATCAGAACAGTCACTGATACTTGTTGGGGACACAGTCAATGTGTCAATGAGATTCATGTTCATGCAAGATAAATGTTCATGATCTAAACCTGCATTTATAGCAAGAGTTGTTAACTACTTTTTCAGTTCCTTGTGATCAGGAAAACCTTGTAAAAATTACatattttgtcatgaaatcaTGGATTCCCTGTTACCTGAATCTATGTTCTCGGAAGATAAAACTGCAACCACCTTCCTTGCCggaacatgattaaaaaaaacagagaatATTTTCTGTTGGTCATTACAATCCATTGTGGCTTTCATGAAGTTTTGTCAACTATTTTTGCAGTTCCTACTTCATTTCTTGCTTCACATAGGTCTTTTTAAATGAattagaaagaaaaggaaaactgtGGCCAAAAACACATTTTCCTTCGCAAATATTGTCAAAAGACTTATGGTTGCCCCTTAGCTTATGGTAAAATACAGAGTGAAATTGATTGTGTGTATAAAAATTGATAACCATATGTGCTTTTGCAATTCTCTCATCTGTATTGTGTCCACTGTTTATTGTTTACCTTCTTGGTTTTATTGTGGGAGTCATTTGAATGTATAAGCCACTAGCTTTCCTGTTCTCAGTATGACAAACCACGAGTTATCTGTCCTGCTTTCAACTCCAAGAGATTTTCACTTTTAAGAGTGTCCACAAGAAAATGTTTACTCAAATTACATGCTCAGTTATGCCATGGAACAATTCCTTTAACATTCCAGAGAGTCCAATGAGATGTATAACCCTGCAGAAatgttcatactttttttttctttcgtcaaTGCTAAAAATAAGTATGGACTAACGAAAACTATTGGCTGTACAGAAGAAACTCTTTTATTATGAAATAAAAGGCTGTCATCCTCAAAAGCTTATAAGACAGCACGAAAATCCAAAGCGAAATGTCATGTAGAAAATGGAATAGTTTACAAGAACATGTCCGCCAATAATAAACAGAATAGGAACTGTTTAGTCTTAAACTTTCTAccctaccaccatccctctgctTTTCACAATTTAGAATGAGGCTGTACATTGGCATAATAAAATAGGTTGTATATACTTTGACTTTGATATATGTgaaatatatgtaatatatatttatatataacataccccccaaaccccctttctTTAGTTTTTGTTTCAAAAGTATATTACTGCTTTTTCACTGGTTGATGTGTGCCACACTGTGATAAACCGACTGGGAATGAAATACATACATTTACTTAGTCAGTATTTTCTGTATGTGCTCTTGGGTAATAGGAATAGAAGTTGTACAGGTCAATCATGTTTGGAGTTCTCAAATAAACAGTACTTTTGTATTGTTGCTCTCATCTTTttttgtcatgtttcattgtgttttgttggAATATTTGTTCAGAGCAAGCGGTTGAAatatggctttaaaaaaaaatttgactgATGATTTTCTGTGTCTAACTGCTGaaataaaagttttaaaaaattttGGATAGTTTGGAATGAATGCGGGGTGAATGGTACTTGTTGATGCTACAGACAGCATTTCGTTTGTGAATTTGGTCAACAATTGAGAGAGCACAACAATTATGCAGCCTTtagatttttttaatattatttatttttacttcttttttttttgttgaacaaAGCAGCATTTGTTGTCATCTTTCACTGCACATGGTGTGTGGCTGATCAGGATGGAGGCTTCAGTGGAGGGGTCTGCCCGGCAAGAGTTCAGTCAGGGCAGGCAGCAATGGTCACCAGCTTGTCAATGATGGCTTGTAACTTGTACAACTCACCATCCTCCCATTCTGAACACACTCCACCCTGAACAAAGCATTTTTCAAAGTTGTATAACACAATTCATGTATAGGGACTTTCAATAGCTTGCTAGACCTTCTCGTATTTCTACAGACAACTGGTGCAAATCTGGTGGGACAGGGAAAGCGATGCAGTCATACACACATTTTTTACTGTGTAGCCTGTGATGAGCTCAGTAATTTGTCCAAGTGGTGGACAGGTCCTTTGGAGCACACCTGCCTATATAACGGTAGAACAGAATGCACTGCATGTGTGCTTGAACGCAAACATGCTACTGGGGATTGGGTCAAAGGAATTTACAACATATTTAATATCATTTCTTGTCCTATGCCAAGGAGACAGACAGCATTGTGGGCCCCTGGCTGCAGAGCTCAGTGCAGTATCACTGAAGTGTCACAGCCTCGCCATGCTGTGGCCCACTTTTCTAATAAGTGGCAGCTGCTGGCAGTAGAAGACACCGGGCGTATAGTTATGACTGAAAATTGCTGACAGGAATAGTTGCATGTGGATATAACACACAAGTGAGTTATGTCCAATACACATATTTTCAGTTCTCTGAACACACGAGAATCAAGATATAAACCTGAATGCCAAAAGATTTACTTGCACAcgcaaaaaaaatacacacatgacTGCACTCTCAGTGTAAACACGTTCATCTGCCTGGCAAGAATAACTATCACTGTGACCCAACACTTGACTATGATGTAACACTTGCACCTGCCTTTCACTTAACAAAATCCTGTCATAATTCAATTACGTTCACTTAAAACAAATCCTTCAGCCCAAGCCCTGCAAATACACAACCCACTGAAACTGGCTTTTATGACCTGTTAAGAGTGTCACCTGAtgactgatcagtgtgtgttgaTATGGTAATCATGTGCAGTGCACCCCTTTCCTCCCTTTGTCCATGCTCCTTGTTGGATGTTTGCTGATCTCAGTGCAGTGCAACTGTACCTGCAGCAACAAACGTtctggttcagtttcagtttcccaacaGGGCATAACTGCATTTGGAAAGAATCTTATATTTATAAGCTACTCCGCATCTGCTagtgccaggcagatgcctgaccagcagcacagccCTATGTACTAGTCAGGCTTTcattgcatgcatatatatatatgtgtgtgtgtgtgtgtgtgtgtgtgcctatcagtctGGATttcttcacagaattttgccggaggacaacacttacaatgccatgggttctttttcagcgcaccCTGTGCACAGAAcctcaatttatcatctcatccaaaagacttgaTAGTAGATACtttatgtacaacacacacacacagacaacaatgtGAGACAcaggtttttctctctccaaatttACAGCTGACAGGAAGATTTaaacagcaacaccaaaaaaaatGTTTGCGAGATATGTATAATAACAAAGTTTACACTAACAACCAACGTGAACACCAACACAAAATCCTGAACTTCTACTAGTAAGCATAACAAGTCTGTCAGGAGACATCGCTCAGTGCCCTGGGTCTTTCAAGAACACTGTCGGAAAATCTCCCTGTTGCTGTCTGGTGATTAATAGCTCCATGGCAACTCTACAAACATGCCATTGAGTTGATACAACCACCATAGAACatgagagaaataaaagaaaacaaagaaagaagccaTAATAAAAGGGCTTCACAGATGTGATTTACCTGAACAATATCCAAGAAAAATCTTTATGAAACAACACTGTCTGGTGCCTTTTTAATTCTCTTGTGCTATTGAACCTGTAGACAACTGAAATAACCTTATCTCTAAGCAGAGTCTGTTTCAGTAATCCTCATGCTGTAATCTTAGCTCAGTCATATCTCAAAAACATTTGGAAAAAAATTTATCATCATTTACACCTCTACTATAAAAACTCATAAATGGTAACCTTAGTTTATACAATGCAACTTACACaaaaaatacatgtacacacacaaacacacagagttttgATCAAAACATACTCCAATCAAATTgcttactacacacacatacagagacaacagatatttttctctcttcatcacaGCTGTCTGAAATACTTAAACAGCAACACTAAAAGATGTTAGACATGTACACATTAACAACACTAAAAGATGCTAGACATGCACACAGTAGCAAAGTGGATGCTAACAACTCACTTGTAGCAAACAACCACCAGATCATGAACTTATCTTCATCATAAAATTTTTAGTCTGTCAGAGGACATCACTCAGTACCCTGGGTCTTTCAAGAACATTATCAGAAAATCTCCATGTTGCTGTCTGGTGATCTCACAGATCCATGGCAAACATGCTACAGAAATGATATAATCACAACAGtttcaaaaaaatctttttctataCTAATGTTGGTGGTTACAAAAAGAATATTTTCAATTACTGATCTTAGTCAAATTAGTGGATACAAAAACAATACCTTCTATTACAGATCTTAGTAATTACAGAAATATTTTCTGTTTGGTGGTTACAAAAATAATATTTTCTATTTACTGATCTTGGCAGTTACAaaataatattttcttttttatgttggtggtaaacaaaaaaacccaacaacttttaTTACTTTTAGTTTTACCAATTTTGGTGGTTACAAAAGTAATATTTTCTATTAAATTTATCTTGGCTGTTACAAAAACAATATTTTGTACAACTGATCTTGGAGGTTGCAAAAGGAATGTTTACTATCACTGATCATGGTACCCATGGTGGTCacaaattttttatttatctttaacataattttttttctattgatcTTGTTGGTTAGAAAGCAATTATTTTCTATCATTAATCTTGGTGAAACAACAACTCTACACTCTAGGTCCTGTATTTTCCATGACACACCATGAAAGGAGCGCAGGGCACAGCTTTGTCATGTTGTCACAAACCTAATGGACTTTCTCATTCCCACCCACcataagaaatacagaaaaattgCACCTCAATTCTGTGgctttcatgctctgctctcatgaTGGCCTTAGTTCCACATTAGTTCTAAGTTCCCGTTCATTGCCATGGGCGCCTGTGTTGAGCTGACATCAAAGCCTTTGGGGTTTCCCCAGATGGTGTGCTGGAAATGTTGAATCAGAACTGGCACTACTGATTCAGCGATTTAGTATCAtgttgggggagagaaagaacgatGCCCAATAACAATGCGGATCCTATACAAGCAACCAAACTGTATACAGAATCGAGAACTTTTTGCTCATTTCTCAAAGTCTGTCAGGAGACATCGCTCAGTGCCCTGGGTCTTTCAAGAACACTGTCGGAAAATCTCCTTGTTGATGTCTGGTGATCTAATAGCTCCATGGCAACTCCAGACATATGCCACTAAGTTGATACAACCACCAGAAAGTCTTAGTGATAACATTTTAATCAGGTTTATTCATTCTATTAAAGTTTTAAATTGAAAATTCTCACTTTAATCTGCCTGTTCacaaagaattttttaaaaatctggtttattcattttatactAAGTTTAAATTGAAAGTTCTCACTTTAATTTGCCTGTTCACAAAAGTACTGAAAATTTCACCTGTTAAAAGCTCTCACTTTAATTTGCTTGTTTCAGAAATGGTGAAAATTTCACTGTTAAAAACTCTCACTTTGATTTGTTCATGAAAGTACTGAAAAATCAACTATTCACAAAATTAGAgaaattttcatcatcatttataCAGATGACACCTGTGTTTTCTTTCCCACTTACCACCACACTTGCACTGAAAACACATATCTCACCCACACTCTGACAGAGCCAACCATATATTTTCCTTTGAGAAAGTTTGCATCTAGTTCTTAAACTTGAAGTAATCATGATAGCGTTTGTCAAATCTCAGGAATTAGCATTATTTTAAATCATAGTAATAAATACAAACTGCAAAGAGCTATCACTTttaacaggggggtggggggtgggagaaagtgcTGTACTTTTATAATTCTTTTATCCATATATTTCCTTTTTTGCTCATTAATATTTCATGATTATCATTCTTTTTCTCCACcaattttcattcttttatttatctatctaataatctatttattcatcatttttgttaaaatatttcttatgtttattcatgtatttatctatttaaagtttatttcactttattttccttcaatgcctaagcgtgttgggttatactgctggtcaggcatctgcttagcagatgaggtgtgacgtatatggatttgtctgaacacagtgacctccttcagcaactgaactgaactgtaccttTATTGCAACTTCCAAGACAGTACAGATAGATCTACGTGTCTGGATGCTGTCAAGAGATGTGATGGTTCCAGATCATTGGCTCTCAGTTTATCCTGCACACGCAATGCATTTCTTGTTCATGCTATGATTGTGCAGCAGAGTACATATCTATGGACAACAAAAGTCCTGACCCCCACAAATACAGAAGGAAGTTTATTCTCTTCACACTGAGATCAACAGTACAAACCATTCTCTATTTCTGTTaaaat from Babylonia areolata isolate BAREFJ2019XMU chromosome 6, ASM4173473v1, whole genome shotgun sequence encodes the following:
- the LOC143282679 gene encoding uncharacterized protein LOC143282679 translates to MEVSRAANALKNTVRTVEADIADILQSGNFYCTEEIARELTSIKNGLDHLRLDGTLLGSEEWKGTFDPQSTSGALAGATGVLDKAAARLFDYKSQLGAVSMGQKQENEVRELHQWAITSLKQIQQDLEPFTYGATDRIKQFGDHIGVTDRYTGYRHNLTRGSRDPFKMETSWMDKGRTTGFMNPLSRSNTTLGIPGRETQGRPQLEGTQWGSVAPDNLGSLRKEVRFSNDRAPMVVNKGYRTLDTLYSRSNTFTAPGTRAGAAPNFSEHMHTMRTLNGMNATLASRPGERNQEMMTTTARGPRAMSVQEQAGINTTFPGRTEYMQRYASPADITRCSDFLINPKPNMQIHGRPLGKACYQPSFTEYQTRFDWPDGEKIVKLPWLRK